Proteins encoded within one genomic window of Desulfovibrio sp. X2:
- a CDS encoding site-specific integrase — translation MSIEHRPDRKSPWRVVWRNPITGKREHKAFGEKAEALKFDSLIKHRIKFEPESFDDGTEPRRDALTLDGLVLLYLRDKKMSDLDTRKTLCHVKPLLEAVGRVLVSTMTVQDMRRGVSALKATGIKQVTINRRVSIVKAALNWGEDNGVIEHNPVPRFSFPRGDETRIPPPTPAEIERIMMVTPEHVRRVVILGAALGVRIGPSELFALRWENVDTSSGMVRVTAAKKNKKRPWRDLYIRPELRPLLEAWERQDALDRAKHEEHGKSVDGRYEHLIHWRGHQVSSIKTAWWSMLKRAGITRRIRPYDLRHAFATYALDAGADPKAVAEVMGHADMAMVHRHYQHVLERQRRDALEKAPLPGGHSGGLAGDFSGTFDAPDENKIQ, via the coding sequence ATGTCCATCGAGCATCGGCCTGACCGCAAAAGCCCATGGCGCGTCGTGTGGCGCAACCCGATCACGGGAAAGCGTGAGCACAAGGCCTTTGGCGAAAAGGCCGAAGCCCTCAAGTTCGATTCTCTCATCAAGCACCGCATCAAGTTCGAGCCCGAATCCTTCGACGACGGGACAGAGCCAAGGCGCGACGCCTTGACCCTGGACGGGCTCGTGCTGCTCTACCTGCGGGACAAGAAGATGTCTGACCTGGACACCCGCAAGACGCTCTGCCACGTCAAGCCGCTCCTCGAGGCTGTTGGGCGCGTGCTCGTGTCCACCATGACGGTTCAGGACATGCGGCGCGGGGTGTCCGCGCTGAAAGCGACAGGGATCAAGCAGGTCACGATCAATCGAAGGGTCTCCATCGTCAAGGCGGCCTTGAACTGGGGCGAGGATAACGGCGTGATCGAGCACAACCCCGTCCCCCGCTTCTCATTCCCTCGCGGAGACGAGACGCGCATACCTCCGCCGACTCCGGCAGAGATCGAGCGGATCATGATGGTCACGCCGGAACATGTCCGGCGTGTCGTCATCCTCGGGGCTGCGCTCGGAGTGCGCATCGGTCCGTCAGAGTTGTTCGCATTGCGATGGGAGAATGTGGACACCTCTTCCGGAATGGTGCGTGTGACCGCCGCCAAGAAGAACAAAAAGCGCCCATGGCGAGATCTGTACATCCGGCCGGAACTTCGGCCATTGCTGGAGGCATGGGAAAGACAGGATGCGCTGGACAGAGCAAAGCACGAGGAGCACGGCAAGTCGGTCGATGGACGTTACGAGCACCTCATCCATTGGCGCGGGCATCAAGTCTCCTCCATCAAGACGGCATGGTGGTCGATGTTGAAGCGAGCCGGAATCACACGCCGCATTCGCCCCTACGACCTGCGCCACGCATTTGCCACCTACGCCCTGGATGCAGGAGCCGACCCCAAAGCCGTCGCCGAGGTCATGGGGCATGCGGACATGGCGATGGTCCATCGGCACTATCAGCACGTCCTGGAGAGGCAGCGCCGTGACGCCCTGGAAAAGGCCCCTCTTCCCGGGGGACATTCCGGGGGACTCGCGGGGGACTTTTCGGGCACTTTTGACGCCCCCGACGAAAATAAAATTCAGTAA
- a CDS encoding DEAD/DEAH box helicase, giving the protein MSYLDFIAAKCRLSTRMGFHVDQDEINHMLKPHQRDIVQWAISGGRRAIFAAFGLGKSFMQLEVLRLIGKHEGGRQLIIAPLGVRLEFRKDAAKLGIPLTFVQRTEDLGDAGMYITNYEAVRDGRLDVTAFNAVSLDEADVLRSYGSLTFQTFLTLFDSVRYRFVATATPSPNRFKELIHYAGFLGIMDTGQALTRWFKRDSTKANNLTLYPHKEREFWLWVSSWAVFLQRPSDLGYSDEGYALPKLHVHYHMVRSSSGPTADKGGQMRLIQDAALSLGSAAREKRSSLPARIEKMCEILLAAPEEHCIIWHDQEAERHAIKQALPAAVDVYGSQDLDVRESRVAGFSEGEFQYLATKPILSGAGCNFQRHCAMAVFLGIGFKFRDFIQAIHRIHRFLQDRECHIHIIYADTEARILEVLKRKWRQHEEMTENMSEIIRKYGLSAVDMESELRRAIGVERVEARGQLFTAVNNDCVLECQGMAETSVDLIVTSIPFSNHYEYTPSYQDFGHTDGNGHFWEQMDYLTPELLRILRPGRIYCCHVKDRILFGNVTGTGVPTVSPFHAEAIFHARRHGFDFMGMITVITDVVRENNQTYRLGWTEQCKDGTKMGVGSPEYILIFRKPQSDRSRGYADVPVVKDKGECSRARWQVQAHAFHRSSGDRLMTADELAGLPPDQLVQAFTERSLQSVYDYEEHVRIGEALELRGALPATFMAIAPGSWHPDVWHDVVRMRTLNGSQSQRGLGQHVCPLQFDIVDRLVERYSNPGEEVFDPFGGLMTVPYRAIKLGRRGRAVELNADYWRDGVKYCRAAEQDATAPSLLDFCGGGKEAA; this is encoded by the coding sequence GTGAGCTACCTCGACTTCATTGCCGCCAAGTGCCGACTCTCCACGCGCATGGGGTTCCACGTCGACCAGGACGAGATCAACCACATGCTCAAGCCCCACCAGCGCGACATCGTGCAGTGGGCCATATCGGGCGGGCGCCGGGCAATCTTCGCGGCCTTCGGACTGGGAAAGTCCTTCATGCAGCTCGAGGTCCTGCGCCTGATCGGCAAGCACGAGGGCGGACGGCAGCTCATCATTGCGCCCTTGGGCGTGCGTCTCGAGTTCCGCAAGGACGCGGCCAAGCTCGGCATCCCCCTGACCTTTGTGCAGCGCACCGAGGACCTGGGCGATGCCGGGATGTACATCACCAACTACGAGGCCGTGCGCGACGGGCGCCTCGACGTGACCGCCTTCAACGCCGTCTCCCTGGACGAGGCGGACGTCCTGCGATCCTACGGGTCGCTCACCTTCCAGACGTTCCTGACGCTGTTCGATTCGGTCCGCTATCGCTTCGTGGCCACGGCCACGCCGTCGCCGAACAGGTTCAAGGAGCTGATCCACTACGCTGGATTCCTGGGCATCATGGACACCGGGCAGGCCCTGACGCGCTGGTTCAAGCGGGACTCGACCAAGGCCAACAACCTCACGCTCTACCCGCACAAGGAGCGTGAGTTCTGGTTGTGGGTCAGTTCATGGGCTGTGTTCCTGCAGCGCCCCTCGGACCTTGGCTACAGCGACGAGGGGTATGCCCTGCCGAAGCTGCATGTGCACTACCACATGGTGCGCTCGTCCTCGGGGCCCACTGCCGACAAGGGCGGACAGATGCGCCTGATCCAGGATGCTGCCCTGAGCCTGGGAAGCGCGGCGCGAGAGAAGCGGTCCAGCCTTCCGGCGCGCATCGAGAAGATGTGCGAGATTCTGCTCGCCGCGCCCGAGGAACACTGCATCATCTGGCATGACCAGGAGGCCGAGCGCCACGCCATCAAGCAGGCCCTGCCCGCGGCCGTCGACGTCTACGGCTCCCAGGACCTGGACGTGCGCGAGAGCCGCGTTGCCGGGTTCTCCGAGGGCGAGTTCCAGTACCTGGCCACCAAGCCGATATTGTCCGGCGCCGGCTGCAACTTCCAGCGGCATTGCGCCATGGCCGTCTTCCTGGGAATCGGGTTCAAATTCAGGGACTTCATACAGGCCATCCACCGCATCCACCGCTTTCTGCAGGATCGGGAGTGCCACATCCACATCATCTACGCCGACACCGAAGCAAGGATCCTCGAGGTCCTGAAGAGGAAGTGGCGGCAGCACGAGGAGATGACGGAGAATATGAGCGAGATCATCCGCAAGTATGGGCTCTCTGCAGTGGACATGGAATCGGAACTGCGCCGGGCCATCGGTGTGGAACGCGTCGAGGCACGCGGACAACTCTTCACGGCCGTCAACAACGACTGCGTGCTCGAGTGCCAGGGCATGGCCGAGACCTCGGTGGACCTGATCGTGACCTCGATCCCTTTCAGCAACCACTATGAGTACACCCCGAGCTACCAAGATTTCGGGCACACGGACGGGAACGGCCACTTCTGGGAGCAGATGGACTACCTGACGCCTGAGCTGCTTCGCATCCTGCGCCCGGGCCGCATCTACTGCTGCCACGTCAAAGACAGGATCCTGTTCGGAAACGTGACCGGGACCGGCGTGCCCACCGTGAGCCCCTTCCACGCAGAGGCCATCTTCCACGCGCGCCGCCACGGATTCGACTTCATGGGGATGATCACGGTCATCACCGACGTGGTGCGCGAGAACAACCAGACCTACCGTCTGGGGTGGACCGAGCAGTGCAAGGACGGCACCAAGATGGGGGTCGGATCACCGGAGTACATCCTGATCTTCCGCAAGCCGCAGAGCGACCGCAGCCGAGGCTACGCCGACGTGCCCGTGGTCAAGGACAAGGGCGAGTGCAGCCGGGCCCGCTGGCAGGTCCAGGCGCATGCCTTCCATCGCTCGTCAGGCGACCGACTCATGACCGCAGATGAGCTCGCCGGGCTTCCTCCTGACCAGCTTGTGCAGGCCTTCACCGAGCGCAGCCTCCAGTCCGTCTACGACTACGAGGAGCATGTGCGCATCGGAGAGGCCCTGGAACTGCGCGGGGCTCTTCCCGCGACGTTCATGGCCATCGCTCCCGGCTCCTGGCATCCGGACGTCTGGCACGACGTCGTGCGCATGCGCACGCTCAACGGATCGCAGTCTCAGCGCGGCCTGGGACAGCACGTATGCCCCCTGCAGTTCGACATCGTCGACCGGCTGGTCGAGCGCTACAGCAATCCAGGAGAAGAGGTCTTCGATCCGTTCGGCGGCCTCATGACGGTCCCCTACCGGGCCATCAAGCTCGGCCGCCGCGGTCGCGCTGTGGAGCTCAATGCCGACTACTGGCGCGACGGCGTGAAGTACTGCCGTGCCGCCGAGCAGGACGCAACGGCTCCGAGCCTCCTGGACTTCTGCGGCGGGGGGAAAGAAGCCGCATGA
- a CDS encoding DNA cytosine methyltransferase has translation MTIRFATVCTGIAAAEQAVIRAGLHWRPVFMSEIEPFPCAVLAHRFPGVPNLGDMTRIDGRKWRGLVDLLVAGTPCQAFSLAGLRRGLEDSRGNLTIKLVELLDAIQSASLLWENVPGVLSDRGNAFGSFVGLLAGADFDAEPGPRPQMGKSSPFWTWDRDARVHVPKWPACGWVAGPARTIAWRCLDAQYFGLAQRRRRVFLVACPRDGADPREILFEREGLRRDHPPRREKGQGFAHDLAPCLGASGRGVERTGETRGQDPVVACFGGNNSSGPVDVATARNAHGGPHGRLDFESETYAVHGGMRVRRLTPRECERLQGMEDDFTLIPWRGRPAEECPDGPRYKGIGNSMPVDVMAWILTRVDAALTAIRMPAGVLAREGVA, from the coding sequence ATGACCATTCGTTTTGCGACCGTCTGCACGGGCATCGCCGCGGCCGAACAGGCGGTGATCCGCGCCGGGCTCCATTGGCGTCCGGTCTTCATGTCCGAGATCGAGCCGTTCCCCTGCGCCGTGCTGGCGCATCGCTTCCCCGGAGTGCCGAACCTCGGCGACATGACAAGGATTGACGGCCGAAAATGGCGTGGGTTGGTGGACCTGCTCGTCGCCGGAACGCCGTGCCAGGCGTTCAGCCTCGCCGGGCTGCGCCGGGGTCTGGAAGACTCGCGCGGAAATCTGACCATCAAGCTCGTGGAGCTCCTGGATGCAATTCAGTCTGCCTCTCTTCTCTGGGAAAACGTACCCGGTGTCCTCTCCGACAGGGGAAACGCCTTCGGATCATTCGTCGGGCTGCTCGCCGGAGCAGACTTCGACGCCGAGCCCGGTCCAAGGCCCCAGATGGGAAAGAGTTCGCCCTTTTGGACTTGGGATCGAGATGCACGGGTCCATGTTCCGAAGTGGCCCGCTTGTGGTTGGGTTGCTGGACCAGCGAGGACAATCGCGTGGCGGTGCCTCGATGCCCAATATTTCGGACTGGCCCAACGCCGCCGCCGTGTGTTCCTTGTCGCGTGTCCTAGAGACGGGGCCGATCCCAGAGAAATACTTTTTGAGCGCGAGGGCCTGCGCCGGGATCATCCGCCGCGCCGAGAGAAGGGGCAAGGATTTGCCCATGATCTTGCGCCGTGCCTTGGAGCAAGCGGCCGGGGAGTCGAGCGCACAGGAGAGACGAGAGGCCAGGACCCGGTAGTCGCGTGCTTCGGAGGAAACAACTCTTCCGGTCCGGTGGACGTGGCCACGGCCAGGAACGCTCACGGCGGACCTCATGGCCGTCTCGACTTCGAGTCGGAGACGTACGCGGTGCATGGCGGCATGCGCGTCCGCCGCCTCACCCCGCGCGAGTGCGAGCGGTTGCAGGGCATGGAAGACGACTTCACACTCATCCCCTGGCGCGGCAGGCCGGCCGAAGAATGCCCAGACGGGCCGCGCTACAAGGGAATCGGGAACTCCATGCCCGTGGACGTGATGGCCTGGATTCTCACGCGCGTGGACGCGGCGTTGACCGCAATCAGAATGCCAGCCGGGGTGCTGGCGCGGGAGGGCGTGGCGTGA
- a CDS encoding DUF1351 domain-containing protein yields MEDIKLTTTLPAISFDFDGLKAFAEGIVEQYRGLIVQEDQIAGIKSEMAGLNKLKKQIDDARKETVRQVSAPVKEFEGKIKEICAIFDEAYGFLGGQVKAFEDRAREDKRHEVQVIIDHLRAEHGVQPLDIPVEDRWLNKTTKLKDVQSQIEAIILDHLKAEKDKAALEQARRDRAVFIEEKCASLGNLHGFLLPASSFLHLQDMDISMQDAAAQIETAYAQKAKDMADAARQAEEAQARAARKDAAQPAATPCPTSRPQPVTTSRPSAQRVVRTITIEYYATREVEIASALKTLAASCISLADARSRAA; encoded by the coding sequence ATGGAAGACATCAAGCTCACGACCACGCTGCCCGCCATCTCGTTCGACTTCGACGGCCTCAAGGCCTTCGCCGAGGGAATCGTCGAACAGTATCGCGGACTCATCGTGCAGGAGGACCAGATCGCGGGCATCAAGTCCGAGATGGCTGGCCTGAACAAGCTCAAGAAGCAGATCGACGACGCGCGCAAGGAGACCGTCAGGCAGGTGAGCGCTCCCGTCAAGGAGTTCGAGGGCAAGATCAAGGAAATCTGCGCCATTTTCGACGAGGCGTACGGCTTCCTCGGCGGCCAGGTGAAGGCCTTCGAGGACCGCGCCAGAGAGGATAAGCGCCACGAGGTGCAGGTCATCATCGACCACCTGCGCGCGGAGCACGGAGTGCAGCCCCTGGACATCCCCGTCGAGGATCGCTGGCTGAACAAGACCACCAAGCTCAAGGACGTCCAGTCGCAGATCGAGGCGATCATCTTGGACCACCTCAAGGCCGAGAAGGACAAGGCCGCGCTCGAGCAGGCCCGGCGAGACCGTGCCGTCTTCATCGAGGAAAAGTGCGCGAGTCTCGGGAACCTGCATGGGTTCCTCCTGCCCGCATCCTCCTTCCTGCACCTGCAGGATATGGACATCTCCATGCAGGATGCCGCCGCGCAGATCGAGACGGCCTACGCGCAGAAGGCCAAGGATATGGCCGATGCCGCGCGGCAGGCCGAAGAGGCGCAGGCCAGGGCGGCGAGGAAAGACGCCGCGCAGCCTGCCGCCACTCCCTGCCCCACCTCCAGGCCTCAGCCTGTCACCACGTCCCGCCCGTCCGCGCAGCGTGTCGTCCGGACCATCACCATCGAATACTACGCCACGCGCGAGGTCGAGATAGCTTCCGCGCTCAAGACTCTCGCGGCGTCCTGCATCTCGCTGGCAGACGCCAGGAGCAGGGCCGCCTAG
- a CDS encoding thermonuclease family protein, whose translation MRSCCLLIALVLLPAASHAADIASCMRALDGDSIIVEVQGHTLNVRLLGIDAPEHGQEWGEQAKAYTQRWCEGGPITLEYDLERTDRYHRTLAYAWRGSDFLNEDVVRSGLALSVYYSPNGKHLSRLKEAEAQAKTDRAGFWSGGGLAETPRKWRQEHRRE comes from the coding sequence ATGCGCTCCTGCTGCCTTCTCATCGCTCTCGTGCTGTTGCCCGCCGCGTCTCACGCGGCCGACATCGCCTCCTGCATGCGCGCGCTCGACGGCGACTCCATCATCGTCGAAGTCCAGGGCCACACGCTCAATGTGCGCTTGCTCGGCATCGACGCCCCGGAGCATGGCCAGGAATGGGGCGAGCAGGCCAAGGCCTACACGCAGAGGTGGTGCGAGGGCGGCCCCATCACCCTCGAGTACGACCTCGAGCGCACGGACCGCTATCACCGTACCCTTGCCTACGCCTGGCGCGGCTCGGACTTCCTCAACGAGGACGTGGTCCGCTCCGGGCTCGCGCTCTCGGTCTACTACAGCCCCAACGGCAAGCACCTCTCGCGACTCAAGGAGGCGGAAGCCCAGGCCAAGACCGACCGCGCCGGGTTCTGGTCAGGGGGCGGCCTCGCCGAAACGCCGCGCAAGTGGCGTCAGGAGCACCGCCGTGAATAA
- a CDS encoding RusA family crossover junction endodeoxyribonuclease: protein MPGMIIGLILPWPPSVNHYWRRVVMGGRVATLISKAGREYKKAVAVEVGKRLPAHCRLAGRLAVEVVLVAPDRRARDIDNSLKALLDAMTEAGVWHDDSQIDQITLVRGPVASPGQARVSVRVLDDQLRLDVA from the coding sequence ATGCCCGGCATGATCATCGGCCTCATCCTCCCGTGGCCTCCCTCGGTCAACCACTACTGGCGCCGCGTGGTCATGGGGGGACGGGTAGCCACGCTCATCTCGAAGGCCGGACGCGAGTACAAGAAGGCCGTGGCCGTGGAAGTGGGCAAGCGGCTGCCCGCTCATTGCCGCTTGGCCGGACGTCTCGCCGTCGAGGTGGTCCTCGTGGCACCGGACCGCAGAGCGCGCGACATCGACAACAGCCTTAAGGCGTTGCTCGACGCCATGACCGAGGCCGGGGTGTGGCACGACGATTCGCAGATTGACCAGATCACCCTTGTGCGTGGCCCGGTCGCTTCTCCTGGGCAGGCCAGGGTCAGTGTGCGCGTGCTCGACGATCAACTGAGACTGGATGTGGCATGA
- a CDS encoding glycoside hydrolase family 24 has product MDELRRQEIIGALADRAAVEEGFEPRPYLCPTGHCSIGYGCNLEAHREFIPTSLRPVTAHLTGEPLRDALREAGMEWGETQARDVLRSQVEDAVGEILRRWPWSETLDNARFLVLADMAFNMGSGKLAGFRRMLAAAERGDYRAAADEMLDSLWASQVGARARELSARMRNGIWA; this is encoded by the coding sequence ATGGACGAGTTGAGACGACAGGAGATCATCGGAGCGCTGGCAGACAGGGCCGCGGTTGAAGAAGGCTTCGAGCCGCGCCCCTACCTCTGCCCGACGGGGCACTGTTCCATCGGCTACGGTTGCAACCTCGAGGCACATCGGGAGTTCATTCCGACCTCCCTGCGCCCGGTTACGGCGCATCTCACGGGGGAACCTCTGCGCGACGCCCTGCGCGAGGCTGGCATGGAGTGGGGAGAGACGCAGGCGCGAGACGTTCTGCGCTCCCAGGTAGAGGACGCGGTAGGAGAAATCCTGCGCCGCTGGCCCTGGTCAGAAACGCTCGACAACGCGCGCTTCCTCGTGCTGGCCGACATGGCTTTCAACATGGGTTCCGGAAAGCTCGCCGGGTTTCGACGGATGCTGGCTGCGGCCGAGAGAGGGGACTACCGCGCAGCGGCTGACGAGATGCTGGACAGCCTGTGGGCAAGCCAGGTCGGAGCGCGGGCGCGAGAACTGTCCGCACGCATGCGTAACGGGATATGGGCATGA
- a CDS encoding TraR/DksA C4-type zinc finger protein, protein MADVIDDAQAAESLVLAEAMARRQRMIETDHEGPMWVSGTPLCRECGDAIPLDRIMAVQGCSRCIRCQSIHEEGTE, encoded by the coding sequence ATGGCCGACGTGATCGACGATGCCCAGGCGGCAGAGTCGCTGGTCCTGGCCGAGGCCATGGCGCGGCGGCAGCGGATGATCGAGACGGACCACGAGGGACCGATGTGGGTGTCAGGAACGCCCCTCTGCCGCGAGTGCGGCGACGCCATCCCGCTCGACCGCATCATGGCCGTCCAGGGATGCAGCCGGTGCATACGCTGCCAGTCCATCCACGAGGAAGGCACGGAATGA
- a CDS encoding terminase small subunit — MSHKITEDTPMTAAQARFVSEYLVDLNGTQAAIRAGYSARRADRTAVDLLAKPNVAKAVREAMAARQQRTEVTQDMVVAELARVAFGDPRRVMKWGPGGVELKDSEKLTADEAALVSEVRETRTKEGGSLGLKTCDKLKALELLGRHLAMFTDKVDANVKGELDVKTMSDGELSGAFCALVGSTVGRPQ, encoded by the coding sequence ATGTCCCACAAGATCACCGAGGACACGCCCATGACCGCCGCGCAGGCGCGTTTCGTGAGCGAATACCTTGTGGACCTCAACGGGACGCAGGCCGCAATCCGCGCCGGGTACAGCGCGCGCCGCGCTGACCGCACGGCCGTGGACCTCCTCGCCAAGCCCAACGTCGCCAAGGCCGTACGCGAGGCCATGGCAGCCCGCCAGCAGCGCACCGAGGTGACGCAGGACATGGTGGTCGCAGAGCTCGCCCGCGTGGCGTTCGGCGACCCGCGCCGGGTCATGAAGTGGGGCCCGGGCGGCGTTGAACTCAAGGACAGCGAGAAGCTGACCGCAGACGAGGCGGCGCTCGTGTCCGAGGTCAGGGAAACGCGCACCAAGGAAGGCGGGTCGCTCGGCCTCAAGACCTGCGACAAGTTGAAGGCCCTCGAGCTCCTCGGACGACACCTGGCCATGTTCACCGACAAGGTCGACGCCAACGTCAAGGGCGAGCTCGACGTCAAGACCATGAGCGACGGCGAACTCTCGGGCGCATTCTGCGCGCTCGTGGGTTCCACGGTCGGGAGGCCGCAGTGA
- a CDS encoding terminase family protein, whose amino-acid sequence MIELMAMPDVSPQAFAALTREEQERAYAMVREISRRNKMRKIATMYPDEGPLRRELYPRHMEFFSAGSICRQRLMLAANRVGKTEGVGGYEMALHLTGLYPDWWEGRRFVHTVRAWACGDTTESVREIVQKKLLGEPGQEGTGLIPGEMIVRVVRRGGAVADAVDAVHVRHASGGVSICKFKSYDQKRRAFQGTEQDIIWLDEEPPMDVYAECLMRTMTTDGLVLLTFTPLMGLTDVVLQFMPDGKVPEDPAQEVS is encoded by the coding sequence GTGATCGAGCTGATGGCCATGCCCGACGTCTCCCCGCAGGCGTTCGCCGCTCTGACCCGCGAGGAGCAGGAGCGCGCCTATGCCATGGTCAGGGAGATATCCAGGCGCAACAAGATGCGCAAGATCGCGACCATGTACCCGGACGAAGGACCGCTGCGGCGCGAGCTCTATCCGCGCCACATGGAATTTTTCAGCGCCGGGTCCATCTGCCGTCAGCGCCTCATGCTGGCCGCCAACCGCGTTGGCAAGACCGAGGGCGTGGGCGGCTACGAGATGGCCCTCCACCTGACCGGCCTCTACCCAGACTGGTGGGAGGGCCGCCGCTTCGTGCACACCGTGCGAGCCTGGGCCTGCGGCGACACGACAGAATCAGTGCGCGAAATCGTGCAGAAGAAGCTGCTCGGCGAGCCCGGTCAGGAGGGCACGGGCCTCATCCCCGGGGAGATGATCGTGCGCGTGGTGCGCCGTGGCGGGGCCGTGGCCGATGCCGTCGACGCCGTGCACGTGCGCCACGCCTCGGGCGGCGTCTCCATCTGCAAGTTCAAGTCCTACGACCAGAAGCGCCGGGCGTTTCAGGGCACGGAGCAGGACATCATCTGGCTCGACGAAGAGCCGCCCATGGACGTCTACGCCGAGTGCCTGATGCGCACCATGACCACGGACGGCCTCGTGCTCCTGACTTTCACCCCGCTCATGGGCCTCACGGACGTGGTCCTGCAGTTCATGCCAGACGGAAAGGTCCCGGAAGATCCTGCGCAGGAGGTGTCCTGA
- a CDS encoding phage DNA packaging protein GP2: MPLVAPGKYLVTATWDDVPHLSAAQKRELWEQTPPHLREARARGVPQLGAGAIYPVPETEITVAPFEIPNYWPRAYGLDVGWNRTAAVWGAWDRDTGVIYLYAEHYRGQAEPELQAHGLRAPGDWIPGVIDPASRGRSQADGRRLMDIYLGLGLDLAPADNAVEAGIYRVWSLLSTGRLKVFASLASWLAEYRLYRRDENGRVVKERDHLMDATRYLVMSGEDVSRVRPVGAEEMPQRARGDYDMFGEDDAHAWV; this comes from the coding sequence ATGCCTCTGGTCGCGCCCGGAAAGTACCTCGTCACCGCAACCTGGGACGACGTGCCGCATCTCTCGGCCGCGCAGAAGCGCGAACTCTGGGAGCAGACCCCGCCACATCTGCGCGAGGCGAGGGCGCGGGGCGTGCCGCAACTCGGCGCGGGCGCCATCTATCCGGTGCCCGAGACCGAGATCACGGTGGCGCCCTTCGAGATCCCGAACTACTGGCCGCGCGCCTACGGCCTGGACGTGGGCTGGAACCGAACAGCCGCAGTATGGGGCGCATGGGACCGGGATACCGGCGTCATCTACCTCTACGCCGAGCACTACCGGGGGCAGGCAGAGCCGGAGCTCCAAGCCCACGGCCTGCGCGCTCCTGGAGACTGGATTCCTGGGGTCATCGACCCTGCCAGCCGGGGCCGATCCCAGGCAGACGGCAGGAGGCTCATGGACATCTACCTCGGGCTCGGCCTCGACCTCGCGCCCGCCGACAACGCCGTGGAGGCGGGCATCTACCGCGTGTGGAGCCTCCTCTCCACCGGCAGGCTGAAGGTCTTTGCGAGTCTCGCCTCCTGGCTCGCGGAGTACCGCCTCTATCGCCGTGACGAGAACGGTCGGGTGGTCAAGGAGCGCGACCACCTCATGGATGCAACCCGCTACCTCGTCATGTCCGGAGAGGACGTGTCCAGGGTCAGGCCTGTCGGCGCAGAAGAGATGCCGCAACGCGCGCGTGGCGACTACGACATGTTCGGGGAGGACGATGCCCATGCGTGGGTCTGA